The following proteins are encoded in a genomic region of Phycisphaera sp.:
- a CDS encoding helix-turn-helix transcriptional regulator produces the protein MARQYNWKTGCDVEATLSVIGGRWKPVLVCHLLSGRKRFGELKRLVPNATERMITLQLRELEADGVISRHVFAEVPPRVEYEVTDYGRSLEPVLVSMQEWGRDFKARRFAEEAMTNPEEAGVAHTMCP, from the coding sequence ATGGCACGGCAGTACAACTGGAAGACCGGATGTGACGTGGAAGCGACACTCAGCGTCATCGGCGGGCGGTGGAAGCCCGTGCTGGTGTGCCACCTGCTCTCGGGCCGCAAACGGTTTGGCGAGCTGAAGCGGCTGGTGCCCAACGCGACCGAGCGGATGATCACGCTCCAGCTCCGCGAGCTCGAGGCCGACGGCGTGATCTCGCGGCACGTGTTTGCCGAGGTGCCCCCCCGCGTCGAGTACGAGGTGACCGACTACGGGCGATCGCTCGAACCGGTGCTTGTCTCGATGCAGGAGTGGGGCCGAGACTTCAAGGCCCGTCGCTTCGCCGAAGAGGCGATGACCAATCCCGAAGAGGCCGGCGTGGCCCATACGATGTGCCCGTGA
- a CDS encoding hydroxymethylglutaryl-CoA lyase — MAPPTPTKHVRIVEVGPRDGLQNEPGRVPTADKAELVRSLIATGTPEIELTSFVSPKWIPQLGDAAELLDSLTGDLPETTTFSALVPNQRGMDRLLDANEKAVRATGRRAIDKVCLFTAASETFSQKNTNASIEESITRMGPVVAAAKEHELTLRLYVSCAFGCPFEGDIRPANVVSTLRLASLIFGVEDDRWLREHLEVSPSDTIGVATPGKIGLVLEAIKDATPTWWIDPSTNVNLHLHDTFNRAADCVRAGLEAGVRSFDGAVGGLGGCPYASTPGKRAPGNIATSTLVQTVEDAGYETGVDHAALNIARVLAGDLVARARAGAPA, encoded by the coding sequence ATGGCCCCGCCGACCCCCACAAAGCATGTCCGCATCGTCGAGGTTGGCCCCCGTGATGGCCTGCAGAACGAGCCTGGCAGGGTACCCACGGCCGACAAGGCCGAACTTGTTCGCTCTTTGATCGCAACGGGTACCCCCGAGATCGAGCTGACCAGCTTCGTGAGCCCGAAGTGGATTCCCCAACTCGGTGATGCCGCGGAACTGCTCGATTCGCTCACGGGCGACCTGCCCGAGACCACCACGTTCAGCGCACTGGTGCCCAACCAGCGGGGCATGGACCGCCTGCTCGACGCCAACGAGAAGGCGGTCAGGGCGACCGGCCGCCGCGCGATCGACAAGGTGTGCCTGTTCACCGCCGCCAGCGAGACGTTCAGCCAGAAGAACACGAACGCGAGCATCGAGGAGAGCATCACGCGGATGGGGCCGGTCGTGGCAGCCGCGAAGGAACACGAGCTTACGCTGCGCTTGTATGTTTCGTGCGCGTTCGGCTGCCCGTTCGAGGGAGACATCAGGCCGGCAAACGTGGTCTCGACGCTCCGGCTCGCATCGTTGATCTTTGGTGTCGAGGACGATCGATGGTTGCGCGAGCACCTCGAGGTATCGCCGAGCGACACCATCGGCGTTGCGACGCCGGGCAAGATCGGGCTCGTCCTCGAGGCCATTAAGGATGCGACACCGACATGGTGGATCGATCCTTCGACCAACGTGAACCTCCACCTGCACGACACGTTCAACCGCGCCGCCGACTGCGTGCGCGCGGGGCTCGAAGCGGGGGTGCGTTCCTTCGATGGTGCCGTCGGCGGCCTGGGCGGATGCCCCTATGCCTCGACACCCGGCAAACGAGCACCGGGCAACATCGCCACGAGCACGCTGGTCCAGACCGTCGAGGACGCGGGCTACGAGACCGGCGTCGATCATGCGGCCCTCAACATCGCACGCGTCCTGGCCGGCGATCTCGTCGCACGAGCCCGCGCGGGAGCCCCGGCATGA
- a CDS encoding VOC family protein produces MSDLNTKHNRVVWFDLPVVDLDRSIEFYSGVLAIKVGRESFDGFEFAVFEHDEGNGGCLVPDAGTVCEKGALIYLNVDGRIRDAVVKVPTLGGTVKQDVHAIGPHGYRAIVHDSEGNRVALHSQSDA; encoded by the coding sequence ATGTCCGACCTCAACACCAAGCACAACCGCGTCGTCTGGTTCGACCTTCCCGTGGTCGACCTCGATCGCTCGATCGAGTTCTACTCGGGGGTGCTGGCCATCAAGGTCGGCCGCGAGTCGTTCGATGGGTTCGAGTTTGCCGTGTTTGAGCACGACGAGGGCAATGGCGGCTGCCTGGTGCCCGACGCCGGCACCGTGTGCGAGAAGGGCGCGCTGATCTACCTCAACGTCGACGGCCGGATTCGCGACGCGGTGGTCAAGGTGCCGACATTGGGTGGGACGGTCAAGCAGGACGTCCACGCGATCGGGCCGCACGGCTACCGGGCGATCGTCCACGACAGCGAGGGTAACCGTGTGGCGTTGCATTCGCAGAGCGACGCGTAA
- a CDS encoding aconitate hydratase, with the protein MASNPFNSRRSLSTSKSGDYTYYALEALADQKVGNVRKLPYSIRVLLEAMLRNVDGFTVTQDDVAGLANWNAKDVNRVEMPFSPGRVVLQDFTGVPCVVDLAAMRDAMKRLGGDPTMINPEVACDLVIDHSVQVDDFATRVALTINAQHEFERNNERYKFLKWGQQSLSNFRCVPPATGIVHQVNLEYLARGCLTRTVNTASGEERQVYPDSLVGTDSHTTMINALGVLGWGVGGIEAEAVMLGQPVYMLTPEVVGFKMTGKLAEGVTATDLVLTVTQMLREFGVVEKFVEFFGPGMAALSLPDRATIANMAPEYGATCGFFPIDDKTIEYLHLTNRSEEEIELAEKYARANMLWWDESQPDPEFTDVMELDLSTVQPSLAGPKRPQDRVDLHDMKARWTEELAGPFGKNPPSGSVNLNRWAGEGGQAEFSAVNPEHAVPSSDDSTHFDEHGVVVELTEASHPPRVGQKIRLHHGSVVIAAITSCTNTSNPSVMVAAGLVARKARALGLTRKPWVKTSLAPGSKVVTEYYDKANLTEDLNALGFQTVGYGCTTCIGNSGPLPPEIEQGIVRGDLIAASVLSGNRNFEGRVHPKVKANFLASPPLVVAYAIAGRIDIDVINEPLATTPDGKEVYLKDIWPSIEEVQKVVASCIDREQFERRYGDIFTGNETWNKVPVSESDLYPWEDESTYIQNPPFFDGMAEEAPGFVPVSGARCLALVGDSVTTDHISPAGRIEPETPAGQYLIESGVKQSDFNSFGSRRGNDRVMTRGTFANVRVKNKIAAEGGKQPEGGWTRNFTKGKDLASAPVEYIYDAAMDYKKAGTPLVVLAGKDYGMGSSRDWAAKGAMLLGVRAVIAESFERIHRSNLVFMGVLPLVFKDGQSAASLGLKGDETFDIMLPSPIEPGCDVPVKASTPDGKAIEFTCKCRIDTPIEIEYYRNGGILHTVIRKKLNEAKQPA; encoded by the coding sequence ATGGCCAGCAACCCGTTCAACAGCCGCCGCTCGCTCAGCACCAGCAAAAGCGGGGACTACACGTACTACGCCCTTGAGGCTCTGGCCGACCAGAAGGTGGGCAACGTCAGGAAGCTGCCGTACTCGATCCGCGTGCTGCTCGAGGCGATGCTGCGGAACGTCGACGGGTTCACCGTGACCCAGGACGACGTGGCGGGGTTGGCCAACTGGAACGCCAAGGACGTGAACCGCGTCGAGATGCCCTTCTCGCCCGGCCGCGTGGTGCTGCAGGACTTCACCGGCGTGCCGTGCGTGGTCGACCTGGCGGCCATGCGCGACGCCATGAAGCGGCTGGGCGGCGACCCGACGATGATCAACCCGGAGGTGGCGTGCGACCTGGTGATCGACCACTCGGTGCAGGTGGACGATTTCGCCACGCGTGTGGCGCTGACCATCAACGCCCAGCACGAGTTCGAGCGCAACAACGAGCGGTATAAGTTCTTGAAGTGGGGGCAGCAGAGCCTGAGCAACTTCCGCTGCGTGCCGCCGGCGACCGGCATCGTGCACCAGGTGAACCTGGAGTATCTCGCGCGCGGCTGCCTGACACGGACCGTTAACACCGCCAGCGGCGAAGAGCGCCAGGTGTACCCCGACAGCCTGGTGGGCACCGACAGCCACACGACCATGATCAACGCCCTGGGCGTCTTGGGCTGGGGCGTGGGCGGCATCGAGGCCGAAGCGGTCATGCTGGGGCAGCCGGTGTACATGCTGACGCCCGAGGTGGTGGGCTTCAAGATGACCGGCAAGCTGGCCGAGGGCGTGACGGCGACCGATCTGGTGCTGACCGTCACACAGATGCTCCGCGAGTTCGGTGTGGTCGAGAAGTTCGTCGAGTTCTTCGGGCCGGGTATGGCGGCGCTCAGCCTGCCCGACCGCGCGACCATCGCGAACATGGCACCCGAGTATGGCGCCACTTGCGGCTTCTTCCCCATCGACGACAAGACCATCGAGTACCTCCACCTGACCAACCGCAGCGAGGAGGAGATCGAGCTGGCCGAGAAGTACGCCAGGGCCAACATGCTGTGGTGGGACGAGAGCCAGCCCGACCCCGAGTTCACCGACGTGATGGAGCTGGACCTGAGCACCGTGCAGCCCTCGCTGGCCGGCCCCAAGCGCCCGCAGGACCGCGTGGACCTGCACGACATGAAGGCTCGCTGGACCGAGGAGTTGGCCGGCCCCTTCGGCAAGAACCCGCCCAGCGGCAGCGTGAACCTGAACCGCTGGGCCGGCGAGGGCGGACAGGCCGAGTTCTCGGCGGTTAACCCCGAGCATGCCGTTCCGAGCTCCGATGACTCGACCCACTTCGACGAGCACGGCGTTGTCGTCGAGCTGACCGAGGCCAGCCACCCGCCGCGGGTGGGCCAGAAGATCCGCCTGCACCACGGCTCGGTGGTCATCGCCGCCATCACGAGCTGCACGAACACGAGCAACCCCAGCGTGATGGTGGCTGCCGGTCTGGTGGCGCGCAAGGCGCGGGCGCTCGGCCTGACGCGCAAGCCCTGGGTCAAGACGTCGCTCGCGCCCGGCAGCAAGGTCGTGACGGAGTATTACGACAAGGCCAACCTGACCGAGGATCTCAACGCCCTGGGCTTCCAGACCGTTGGCTACGGCTGCACGACGTGCATCGGCAACAGCGGCCCGCTGCCGCCCGAGATCGAGCAGGGCATCGTGCGTGGTGACCTGATCGCCGCGAGCGTCTTGAGCGGCAACCGCAACTTCGAGGGACGCGTGCATCCGAAGGTAAAGGCGAACTTCCTGGCGAGCCCGCCGTTGGTGGTGGCGTACGCGATCGCCGGCCGCATCGATATCGACGTGATCAACGAGCCGCTGGCGACCACACCCGATGGCAAGGAGGTGTACCTCAAGGACATCTGGCCCAGCATCGAAGAGGTGCAGAAGGTCGTGGCCTCGTGCATCGACCGCGAGCAGTTCGAGCGGCGGTACGGCGACATCTTCACGGGCAACGAGACGTGGAACAAGGTGCCGGTGTCCGAGAGCGACCTGTACCCGTGGGAGGACGAGAGCACCTACATCCAGAACCCGCCGTTCTTCGATGGGATGGCCGAGGAGGCCCCGGGCTTCGTGCCGGTGAGCGGCGCGCGGTGCCTGGCGCTGGTGGGCGATAGCGTGACGACCGACCACATCTCGCCGGCCGGCCGCATCGAGCCCGAGACGCCCGCGGGGCAGTACCTCATCGAGAGCGGCGTGAAGCAGAGCGACTTCAATAGCTTCGGCAGCCGCCGCGGCAACGACCGCGTGATGACGCGAGGCACGTTTGCGAACGTTCGCGTGAAGAACAAGATCGCCGCCGAGGGCGGGAAGCAGCCCGAGGGCGGCTGGACCCGCAACTTCACCAAGGGCAAGGACCTGGCCAGTGCGCCCGTCGAGTACATCTACGACGCCGCCATGGACTACAAGAAGGCTGGCACGCCCTTGGTGGTTCTGGCGGGCAAGGACTACGGCATGGGCTCCAGCCGAGACTGGGCCGCCAAGGGCGCGATGCTGCTGGGTGTGCGTGCGGTGATCGCCGAGAGCTTCGAGCGCATCCACCGCAGCAACCTGGTGTTCATGGGCGTGCTGCCGCTGGTGTTCAAGGACGGGCAGAGCGCCGCGAGCCTGGGCCTGAAGGGCGACGAGACCTTCGACATCATGCTGCCCAGCCCCATCGAGCCCGGCTGCGACGTGCCCGTCAAGGCGAGCACGCCCGATGGCAAGGCGATCGAGTTCACTTGCAAGTGCCGCATCGATACGCCGATCGAGATCGAGTACTACCGCAACGGTGGGATCCTGCACACGGTGATTCGCAAGAAGTTGAACGAGGCGAAGCAGCCGGCATAA
- a CDS encoding DUF2752 domain-containing protein, which translates to MTASPVQTRPGVPPTSPAEPPKERTLGPRALGGIIAVVALAPLLIGAGLTPSAEGHGTHTQLGMPSCGWVQAFDKPCVTCGMTTAVTHAAHGDLIGSFLVQPAGMVFAIVAAMAFWCGLHSLISGADTVRLAGKMFKGRLWWAIGGILLAAWAYKMVTFSG; encoded by the coding sequence GTGACCGCATCCCCCGTCCAGACCCGCCCCGGCGTGCCGCCGACGAGCCCGGCCGAGCCGCCGAAGGAGCGGACGCTGGGGCCACGCGCCCTGGGGGGCATCATCGCCGTGGTGGCCCTGGCCCCCTTGCTCATCGGGGCCGGGCTCACGCCCTCGGCCGAGGGGCACGGCACGCACACGCAGCTTGGCATGCCCAGTTGCGGGTGGGTGCAGGCCTTCGACAAACCCTGCGTGACCTGCGGCATGACCACGGCGGTGACGCATGCGGCCCATGGCGATTTGATCGGGTCCTTTCTGGTGCAGCCGGCGGGCATGGTGTTCGCCATTGTGGCGGCTATGGCCTTCTGGTGCGGGCTGCACAGCCTGATCAGTGGGGCCGACACGGTGCGGCTGGCGGGGAAAATGTTCAAAGGTCGCCTCTGGTGGGCCATCGGGGGCATCCTGCTGGCCGCGTGGGCGTACAAGATGGTTACCTTCTCGGGCTGA
- a CDS encoding enoyl-CoA hydratase/isomerase family protein → MIARERIGDVERLILSRPERRNALTPAMLDDLATHIENASDAHALLLLGEGKAFCAGFDLDLCVGERGDENLRSLLSGLSQCIVGMRALPCPVVLGVQGAAIAGGCALLGGGDIVFAHPDAKLGYPVTRLGISPAVSAPFLRAIPDGQGRRLMLDPGLIDGRRAHTMGLVHELSDEPAARAMELAEQLAAKPPHALTATKQWLNELSPADAQRGLDTSLSLVGNDESHTLLAAALQKK, encoded by the coding sequence ATGATCGCACGGGAACGCATCGGCGATGTCGAGCGGCTGATTCTCTCTCGCCCCGAGCGGCGCAATGCCCTCACGCCAGCGATGCTGGATGACCTCGCCACGCACATCGAGAACGCGAGCGATGCGCACGCGCTGCTGCTGCTGGGCGAGGGCAAGGCCTTCTGCGCCGGCTTCGATCTGGACCTGTGCGTGGGCGAGCGCGGCGACGAGAACCTGCGGTCGCTGCTTTCGGGCCTGTCTCAGTGCATCGTTGGAATGCGGGCACTTCCCTGCCCGGTGGTCCTCGGTGTGCAGGGTGCGGCCATCGCCGGCGGCTGCGCGCTCTTGGGTGGCGGTGATATTGTCTTCGCCCACCCCGATGCCAAGCTGGGATACCCGGTTACGCGTCTTGGCATCTCGCCCGCGGTGAGCGCCCCATTCTTGCGAGCGATCCCCGATGGCCAGGGCCGGCGGCTCATGCTCGATCCGGGGCTCATCGACGGCCGCCGCGCGCACACGATGGGGTTGGTCCACGAACTCTCCGACGAGCCGGCCGCTCGCGCCATGGAGCTGGCCGAGCAGCTCGCCGCCAAGCCGCCACACGCGCTGACCGCCACCAAGCAATGGCTCAACGAGCTCTCGCCCGCCGATGCGCAGCGCGGGCTGGACACCTCGCTCTCGCTCGTGGGCAACGACGAATCCCACACTCTCCTCGCCGCAGCCCTCCAGAAGAAGTAG
- a CDS encoding TlpA family protein disulfide reductase, which yields MACSFYKCGVTGALALGMAAALAVSAGMANGQNGGDQQVQEQQERFTLDTVLTRDLTYASGSSERDDKAWEKIQSQLGKPAPKFSVGEWKSLNSEMKGGSIESMRGEIVVIDFWGTWCPPCRAAMPHNTEMAEKYADKQVRVVGICNTNKSESMMETAEKHNGHFAMAADQDDKTKEAYGVQWWPYYVVVDRDGIVRAAGVKSDNISKIVDRLLVLQPPKDKDETEMAPRRRSR from the coding sequence ATGGCATGCTCGTTTTACAAGTGTGGAGTCACCGGTGCCCTGGCCCTCGGCATGGCAGCGGCCCTTGCCGTGTCGGCCGGCATGGCCAACGGCCAGAACGGCGGCGATCAGCAAGTCCAGGAGCAGCAGGAACGCTTCACGCTCGACACCGTGCTGACGCGTGACCTTACCTATGCCTCGGGTTCGAGCGAGCGCGACGACAAGGCGTGGGAGAAGATCCAGAGCCAGCTCGGCAAGCCCGCTCCCAAGTTCAGCGTTGGCGAGTGGAAGAGCCTCAACAGCGAGATGAAGGGCGGCTCGATCGAGTCGATGCGCGGCGAGATCGTCGTGATCGACTTCTGGGGCACCTGGTGCCCGCCCTGCCGGGCCGCGATGCCCCACAACACCGAGATGGCCGAGAAGTACGCCGACAAGCAGGTCCGCGTCGTGGGCATCTGCAACACCAACAAGTCCGAGTCCATGATGGAGACGGCCGAGAAGCACAACGGCCACTTTGCCATGGCCGCCGACCAAGACGACAAAACCAAGGAAGCCTACGGCGTGCAATGGTGGCCCTATTACGTCGTCGTTGATCGCGACGGCATCGTGCGTGCCGCCGGCGTGAAGAGCGACAACATCTCGAAGATCGTCGACCGCCTGCTCGTGCTCCAGCCCCCGAAGGATAAGGACGAGACCGAGATGGCGCCGCGTCGCCGCAGCCGCTGA
- a CDS encoding enoyl-CoA hydratase/isomerase family protein, which produces MTDYATLETTDSMATLTMYRPDARNAMSLPLLDAMHAALDGLPEGPHVLVLTGAGKSFCAGMDLKSVLGDEHAPPKLLHSIAKLTTRLRNLPMVVVAKVNGAAIGGGCGLACACDIVLSHADAKLGFPEVDLGVCPAVVAPLLVRKIGAGPARNILLRGGLMSGTRAHAVGIVDDLADSREDLDALCDTITQRLASGGANAIAATKQLLTEIDGSGDGTLAARGADLSASVLATPEARERLSAMFQKS; this is translated from the coding sequence ATGACCGACTACGCAACACTCGAAACAACCGATTCGATGGCGACGCTCACGATGTACCGCCCCGACGCGCGCAACGCCATGTCGCTGCCGCTGCTCGACGCGATGCACGCGGCGCTCGATGGGCTCCCCGAGGGGCCGCACGTGCTGGTACTGACTGGCGCCGGCAAGAGCTTCTGCGCGGGCATGGACCTCAAGAGCGTGCTGGGCGACGAGCACGCCCCGCCCAAGCTGCTCCACAGCATTGCCAAGCTCACCACGCGGCTGCGCAACCTGCCGATGGTCGTCGTCGCCAAGGTCAACGGGGCGGCCATCGGTGGCGGCTGCGGGCTGGCGTGCGCGTGCGACATCGTGCTCAGCCACGCCGACGCAAAGCTCGGCTTCCCCGAGGTCGACCTGGGCGTGTGCCCCGCGGTCGTCGCCCCACTGCTTGTCAGGAAAATCGGCGCGGGCCCGGCACGGAACATCCTGCTGCGAGGCGGGCTGATGAGCGGCACACGCGCCCACGCGGTCGGTATCGTCGACGATCTGGCCGACTCGCGAGAAGACCTGGATGCGCTGTGCGACACCATTACCCAGCGCCTTGCCTCCGGCGGCGCGAACGCGATCGCCGCGACGAAGCAACTCCTGACCGAGATCGATGGCTCGGGCGACGGCACGCTCGCGGCCCGGGGCGCGGACCTGAGCGCCTCGGTGCTCGCCACGCCCGAGGCCCGCGAGCGGCTGTCGGCGATGTTCCAGAAGTCCTGA
- a CDS encoding DUF4437 domain-containing protein, translating into MPIHARFQITRARTAAAQGVAGLLAAGCATSQPTPTDAAPQDNEVLLASDADWGSLNPARGNQGPGAANLWGDRTGTGATGMLVRFADGFSSPPHIHNVTYRGVVIRGQVHNDDPTAEPMWMPTGSYWTQPAGEVHITAAKGTSNLAYIEIQQGPYMVLPSEQAEDTGERPVNIHESNLVWLDAATLTRIESDEEAGPKIAYLWGDPQDAGPSGAFVMLPAGFNGALQSEGASLRAVVVEGQPRYTPEGIDLQPGSYVGSARGSTHYIALSTARPSVLYVRSEGPFSVTRSR; encoded by the coding sequence ATGCCCATCCACGCTCGATTCCAGATCACACGGGCCCGCACCGCCGCCGCCCAGGGTGTCGCTGGCCTGCTGGCGGCCGGCTGTGCGACATCGCAGCCCACCCCGACCGATGCCGCGCCGCAGGACAACGAGGTGCTCCTGGCCTCGGACGCCGATTGGGGCTCGCTCAACCCCGCCCGCGGCAACCAGGGCCCTGGCGCGGCCAACCTCTGGGGCGACCGCACCGGTACCGGGGCCACGGGCATGCTGGTCCGCTTCGCCGACGGCTTCTCGTCGCCGCCGCACATCCACAACGTCACCTACCGCGGCGTGGTCATCCGGGGCCAGGTCCACAACGACGACCCGACCGCCGAGCCCATGTGGATGCCCACCGGCTCGTACTGGACGCAGCCCGCCGGCGAGGTCCACATCACCGCCGCCAAGGGCACCAGCAACCTTGCCTACATCGAGATCCAGCAGGGCCCCTACATGGTGCTGCCCAGCGAGCAAGCCGAGGACACCGGCGAGCGCCCGGTAAACATCCACGAATCGAACCTCGTGTGGCTCGACGCCGCGACACTCACCCGGATCGAGAGCGATGAAGAGGCCGGCCCGAAGATCGCCTACCTCTGGGGCGATCCGCAGGACGCCGGGCCCAGCGGCGCGTTCGTCATGCTGCCCGCCGGCTTCAACGGCGCGCTCCAGAGCGAGGGCGCCTCCCTCCGCGCAGTCGTGGTCGAGGGCCAGCCCCGGTACACGCCCGAGGGCATCGACCTCCAGCCGGGCAGTTACGTCGGCTCGGCACGCGGCTCGACCCACTACATCGCTCTGTCCACTGCCCGGCCCAGTGTGCTCTACGTCCGCAGCGAGGGCCCGTTCTCCGTCACCCGATCGCGCTAA